The Enterococcus rotai genome includes a window with the following:
- a CDS encoding PTS transporter subunit EIIC, with translation MDYKKIAEEVLEGVGGKENIANAAHCVTRLRLVLNDSNNYNKETLENIEGVKGVFFNSGQLQIIFGTGTVEKVFAAFQEVSGIKEASLQDVKASGTKQQNKLQQAFKVFSDIFIPIIPAFVGAAMILGLKSLLTTQFGFLGGSMAEEWLWAQDLASFLGVIATTFAYLPVLVMYSATKRFGGNPILGLVLGFVMITPDLMNRNDFVLGNYDTLSSWHVFGLSIPQVGFQGGVFPAILTAWFLSKTEAFAKKKTPQALSFILVPTVTILFSALALFLVFGPIGNAIGTGLGWIIDILYNKTGFVGAFVFAALLQPLVVTGTQHAIQAIEAQLVVATGFNYIQPLWSVSIIAQGGAALGMFFLAKKNSKRRETAMSSFVPTLFGISEPAIFAVNLRDSIIPFLAASFSAGIGGAFMKIFDVKATSFALTGLPGLTIVYPPRLIFYIIGNLMAFILPIIILIVWNRVKGVKGAEIGKGSTL, from the coding sequence TTGGATTATAAAAAAATTGCTGAAGAAGTATTAGAAGGTGTCGGGGGAAAAGAAAATATAGCGAATGCTGCTCATTGCGTTACGCGTTTACGCTTAGTATTGAATGATAGTAATAATTATAATAAAGAAACATTAGAAAATATCGAAGGCGTTAAAGGAGTATTTTTTAATAGTGGACAATTACAAATTATTTTTGGTACAGGAACAGTAGAAAAGGTTTTTGCTGCATTTCAAGAAGTTTCAGGGATAAAGGAAGCTTCATTGCAAGATGTAAAAGCCTCTGGAACGAAGCAACAGAATAAATTACAACAAGCATTTAAAGTATTCTCTGATATATTCATTCCAATCATTCCAGCTTTTGTTGGGGCGGCGATGATTTTAGGATTGAAGTCACTATTAACGACACAATTTGGCTTTTTAGGCGGATCAATGGCGGAGGAATGGCTTTGGGCGCAAGATTTAGCTAGTTTTCTAGGCGTTATTGCGACAACATTTGCTTATCTTCCTGTCTTAGTCATGTATTCAGCAACCAAACGATTTGGTGGAAATCCGATCTTGGGTTTAGTGTTAGGTTTTGTGATGATTACACCAGATTTGATGAATCGTAATGACTTTGTCTTGGGCAATTATGATACCCTATCCTCTTGGCATGTATTTGGATTATCCATCCCACAAGTTGGGTTCCAAGGCGGCGTGTTTCCAGCAATTTTAACGGCATGGTTCTTATCAAAAACAGAAGCATTTGCGAAGAAAAAAACACCACAAGCGTTGAGTTTTATTTTGGTACCGACAGTTACGATTTTATTCTCTGCTCTTGCTTTATTCTTAGTATTTGGTCCAATCGGTAATGCAATCGGCACGGGATTAGGATGGATCATTGATATTCTATATAACAAAACAGGATTTGTGGGTGCCTTTGTTTTTGCAGCATTGCTTCAGCCACTTGTTGTAACGGGCACGCAACACGCGATCCAGGCCATTGAAGCGCAATTAGTTGTGGCCACAGGATTCAACTACATTCAACCATTATGGTCCGTTTCAATCATCGCACAAGGTGGAGCAGCATTGGGCATGTTTTTCCTTGCAAAGAAAAATTCTAAGCGTCGTGAAACAGCAATGTCTAGCTTTGTTCCAACATTATTTGGTATTTCAGAACCAGCAATTTTTGCAGTCAATTTACGTGACTCGATCATTCCATTTCTTGCTGCTTCATTTTCAGCAGGGATCGGTGGTGCTTTTATGAAAATATTTGATGTCAAAGCAACAAGTTTTGCTTTAACAGGTCTACCAGGTTTGACGATCGTATACCCACCTAGATTGATCTTTTATATCATCGGAAATTTAATGGCATTTATTTTACCGATTATTATTTTGATTGTTTGGAATCGAGTTAAAGGGGTAAAAGGAGCAGAAATAGGGAAAGGTAGTACCTTATAA
- a CDS encoding glycoside hydrolase family 32 protein, whose protein sequence is MSKKIEKYTFYTTEWQEYLSQLEEKINESAYLPKYHLYPKTGLMNDPNGLSYFNGKYQVFYQWFPFDSFHGMKHWGHATSEDLVKFKDEGFALIPDEEYEKNGAYSGNAFEYNDELYLFYTANYKTDTGKLAKQALAIMDKKGTITKYPKNPIIDGAPKGFSQELRDPFVFERNGSFYMLLGGGRFVEGEQTGFGDIGELLLYKSTNLLDWTYQGTIDLPIDKGYMLECPSLVTIDGKDVLFLSPMGYEKETYRYQNRFSSIYLVGQLDVEKRTFELEHVDELDAGFDYYAPQSFYGKNQLPLTFGWFGCGEQVYPIDTEGWKHGLTTAQEMKLINGKFRRFPSQELQKQFTNKQTMVTELLNLESPYYHLQFELNKEQDSTIYFGTKDDFWQLNLDEKKETVTIDRSHLAKKIDTEYGMKRTCEIAELANNITVDVFVDNSFIELYLNEGERVFSFRVFLESEQTTILFSKETEATWAYFE, encoded by the coding sequence ATGAGTAAAAAAATTGAAAAATATACATTTTATACGACGGAATGGCAAGAATATTTAAGTCAATTAGAAGAAAAAATAAACGAGAGCGCCTATCTCCCAAAGTATCATTTATACCCCAAGACAGGCTTGATGAATGATCCAAATGGTTTGAGCTATTTTAATGGCAAGTATCAAGTATTTTATCAATGGTTTCCATTTGATTCTTTTCATGGAATGAAACATTGGGGCCATGCTACTTCTGAAGACTTGGTTAAATTCAAAGATGAAGGTTTTGCTCTTATTCCTGATGAAGAATATGAAAAAAATGGTGCTTATTCTGGTAATGCATTTGAATACAATGACGAACTCTATTTGTTTTATACAGCGAACTATAAAACAGATACAGGGAAGTTAGCGAAGCAAGCTTTGGCGATCATGGATAAAAAAGGAACTATTACTAAATATCCGAAGAATCCAATCATTGATGGTGCACCGAAAGGATTTAGTCAAGAATTAAGAGATCCTTTTGTTTTTGAGCGTAACGGTTCTTTTTATATGTTACTTGGTGGAGGTCGTTTTGTGGAGGGAGAACAAACGGGTTTTGGCGACATTGGTGAATTGCTTTTGTATAAGAGTACTAATTTATTGGATTGGACGTATCAAGGAACGATTGATTTACCGATCGATAAAGGTTATATGTTAGAATGTCCGAGCCTTGTAACGATTGATGGAAAAGATGTTTTATTTTTATCACCGATGGGCTATGAGAAAGAAACGTATCGTTACCAAAATCGTTTTTCCTCAATTTATTTAGTAGGACAATTGGATGTTGAAAAAAGAACGTTTGAATTAGAGCACGTGGATGAGTTGGATGCTGGTTTTGATTATTATGCCCCACAATCATTTTATGGAAAGAATCAGTTGCCGTTAACTTTTGGCTGGTTTGGTTGTGGTGAGCAAGTGTATCCAATTGATACTGAGGGTTGGAAACATGGATTGACAACTGCACAAGAGATGAAATTAATAAATGGAAAATTTAGGCGTTTTCCGTCACAAGAATTACAAAAACAGTTTACCAATAAACAAACAATGGTCACTGAACTACTTAATTTAGAATCCCCGTATTATCATCTTCAATTTGAATTGAACAAAGAACAAGATTCGACTATTTACTTTGGTACAAAAGATGATTTTTGGCAATTGAATTTAGATGAAAAAAAAGAAACAGTAACGATTGATCGTAGCCATTTAGCTAAAAAAATTGATACCGAATATGGTATGAAACGAACATGTGAAATTGCTGAATTAGCAAATAACATCACAGTGGATGTGTTTGTTGATAATAGTTTTATAGAACTGTATTTAAACGAAGGAGAACGTGTTTTTAGTTTTAGGGTATTCTTAGAATCAGAACAAACCACTATTTTGTTTTCGAAAGAAACGGAAGCTACGTGGGCATATTTTGAATAA
- a CDS encoding type I toxin-antitoxin system Fst family toxin, producing the protein MYEIFMLITAPLFVALVTKLVDHWLSDQVGN; encoded by the coding sequence ATGTACGAAATTTTTATGTTGATTACTGCACCACTTTTTGTGGCTCTGGTAACAAAACTAGTCGATCATTGGTTATCTGATCAGGTTGGTAATTAA
- a CDS encoding transposase yields MSRRSFDKAFKTAAVKLIIEESFSVNEVSVQLGLHANSLYRWVQEYEKYGDSVFPGKGSALFDAQYEIKKLEQENRYLGEELELLKKFRVFLKPSKKYDFNS; encoded by the coding sequence ATGTCCAGACGTTCATTTGATAAAGCATTCAAAACAGCTGCAGTAAAATTAATTATTGAAGAAAGTTTTTCAGTTAATGAAGTGAGTGTTCAATTAGGTCTCCACGCCAATAGTTTGTACCGTTGGGTTCAAGAATACGAAAAATATGGAGATAGTGTGTTTCCCGGGAAAGGAAGCGCGCTTTTTGATGCTCAGTATGAAATAAAAAAGCTGGAACAAGAAAATCGTTATTTAGGGGAGGAGCTTGAACTGTTAAAAAAGTTCAGGGTATTCTTGAAGCCAAGCAAGAAATACGATTTCAATTCTTGA
- a CDS encoding IS3 family transposase: MKDNKETVNIQRACQTLNVSKSGFYEFLKRKPSKRKRENQLLKEEIGVIFHEHHGRYGTIRIVKVLKERGLIVYRKCVGKLLHEMGYMRKAGHISGCNHIFTICDCKTF, from the coding sequence TTGAAAGACAATAAAGAGACAGTAAACATTCAACGGGCTTGTCAAACACTCAATGTTTCAAAATCTGGTTTTTATGAATTTCTCAAAAGAAAACCCTCAAAAAGAAAACGGGAAAATCAACTGCTTAAAGAAGAGATTGGTGTTATTTTTCATGAACATCATGGACGATATGGAACCATTCGAATCGTTAAAGTCTTAAAAGAAAGAGGGCTAATTGTTTACAGAAAATGCGTGGGAAAACTTCTCCATGAAATGGGTTATATGCGAAAGGCAGGACATATAAGTGGCTGCAATCATATTTTTACCATATGTGATTGTAAAACCTTTTAA
- a CDS encoding LacI family DNA-binding transcriptional regulator produces the protein MVNMNDVAKKANVSRGTVSNYVNHVKIKPELAARVEKAIEELNYIPNQAARSLKKQESDIIVFILPTIWTPFFSELAYYIQLELQIQNFKMLLCNSQNDYNLELDYIKMAQEQKVKGILTISYSDIEPYLISNIPIVSIERYFNSAIPFITSDNFGGARQAAEELHKRGSKRLLLILRELPNNLGIFERMNGFIDYCTHNELEYEVYLDKGNSIDFPKRLDLFLTEKFSENCPFDGIFTVTDRYAEFVFNTFAHLPWSIPEDVQLVGFDGARSFSNQSLTISTMSQDVREIARLSVKELVEFDDSLAIQKKHILPVKFTEFKTTRKLDEK, from the coding sequence ATGGTCAATATGAATGATGTTGCAAAAAAAGCAAACGTCTCTAGAGGGACTGTATCCAATTATGTCAATCACGTAAAAATCAAGCCAGAATTAGCTGCTAGAGTAGAAAAAGCAATTGAAGAGTTGAATTATATACCAAATCAAGCGGCTAGATCATTAAAAAAACAAGAAAGTGACATCATTGTATTTATATTACCAACGATATGGACGCCATTTTTTTCTGAATTGGCCTATTATATCCAGTTAGAATTGCAAATTCAAAATTTTAAAATGTTATTATGTAATTCTCAAAATGATTATAATTTAGAGTTAGACTATATAAAAATGGCGCAAGAACAGAAAGTCAAAGGAATTTTGACTATTTCCTACAGTGATATAGAACCCTATCTTATTTCAAACATACCGATTGTTTCAATTGAGCGTTATTTTAATAGTGCTATTCCATTTATAACAAGTGACAATTTTGGTGGGGCTAGACAAGCAGCAGAAGAATTGCATAAACGAGGATCAAAACGACTGCTGTTAATTTTAAGAGAGTTACCCAATAATTTAGGTATTTTTGAACGAATGAATGGTTTTATTGATTATTGTACTCATAATGAATTGGAATATGAAGTTTATTTAGATAAAGGAAACTCAATTGATTTTCCCAAAAGACTAGATCTATTTCTAACTGAAAAATTTTCAGAGAATTGTCCTTTTGATGGGATTTTTACTGTAACAGATCGATATGCAGAATTTGTTTTTAATACATTTGCACATTTACCGTGGTCGATTCCAGAAGATGTACAATTAGTTGGTTTCGATGGTGCTAGAAGCTTTTCTAATCAGTCATTGACTATTTCAACAATGTCTCAGGATGTGCGTGAGATTGCTCGTTTAAGTGTGAAAGAGTTAGTGGAATTTGATGATAGCTTAGCTATACAAAAGAAACATATATTACCAGTGAAGTTTACAGAATTTAAGACGACTAGAAAATTGGATGAAAAATAA
- a CDS encoding putative holin-like toxin — MSKGESLLSALDTIQLIINFSIFIIALISLIIDSLQTTTKVTAHIFGEITVTNL, encoded by the coding sequence ATTAGTAAAGGAGAAAGCCTCTTATCAGCATTAGACACAATTCAATTGATTATAAATTTTAGTATTTTTATCATTGCTTTGATTAGTTTGATTATAGATAGCTTACAAACGACAACAAAAGTAACCGCTCATATCTTTGGCGAAATAACGGTTACTAATTTGTAA
- a CDS encoding FusB/FusC family EF-G-binding protein: protein MNKQIQPYQFNFIRKQANILLQAHLSVNDKNTIKTLQAIVLEKINEQFGADKDQLQPLLEGFLEAATSKPRLEHYLEGLKEAVIPFDPPSKQRLTKLFKKTKKLKIPEWETMDLRDYTFYSWNDSGKQQKFIIASIDGQLVGVSGTIAPTTQKGICPICHETSEVAMFLSKVKESGDGMYTKRGNYICYDSEKCNHNIERREELEAFVQNVKFMK, encoded by the coding sequence ATGAATAAACAAATACAACCATATCAATTTAATTTTATTAGAAAGCAAGCCAATATTTTGCTACAAGCTCATTTATCTGTAAATGATAAAAATACAATCAAAACACTGCAAGCGATCGTTCTTGAGAAAATCAATGAACAGTTTGGCGCAGATAAAGATCAGTTACAGCCTTTATTAGAAGGATTTTTAGAAGCTGCGACTTCTAAGCCTAGACTGGAACACTATTTGGAAGGGTTAAAAGAAGCGGTTATTCCGTTTGATCCGCCTTCAAAACAACGGCTGACAAAGCTCTTTAAAAAGACCAAGAAATTGAAAATTCCAGAATGGGAAACAATGGATTTGAGAGATTATACCTTTTACAGTTGGAATGATAGTGGAAAACAACAAAAATTTATTATCGCTTCAATCGATGGGCAACTAGTCGGCGTTTCCGGAACGATTGCTCCTACGACTCAAAAAGGCATCTGCCCTATTTGTCATGAAACGTCAGAAGTTGCGATGTTTCTGTCTAAGGTGAAAGAATCTGGTGATGGTATGTACACAAAGCGTGGGAATTATATTTGCTATGATAGTGAGAAATGTAACCATAATATTGAGCGTAGAGAAGAGTTAGAAGCGTTCGTTCAGAATGTGAAGTTTATGAAATAA
- the glmU gene encoding bifunctional UDP-N-acetylglucosamine diphosphorylase/glucosamine-1-phosphate N-acetyltransferase GlmU encodes MENRYVIILAAGKGTRMKSKLYKVLHPVAGKPMVEHIMDQVEKTNPSEVVTVVGHGAEAIKSHLGERSQYALQAEQLGTGHAVLQAESHLAGKKGTTLVITGDTPLLTSETLANLFDYHQGKNASATILTAHAEDPTGYGRIIRDHVGIVEKIVEQKDASEQEARVQEINTGTFCFDNEALFNALSKINTNNAQGEYYLTDIIEILKKEGKTVAAYQMADFEEAMGINDRVALAEANKIMHRRLNTMHMKNGVSFVDSDSTYIDEGVVIGSDTVIEAGVHLKGKTVIGADCFIGAHSEIVDSVIEDNVKITQSVVEESIIRKDADVGPFAHIRPKAEIGERVHVGNFVEIKNATVAEDTKVGHLTYVGDADLGKNINVGCGVVFVNYDGKDKHRTSIGDHAFIGSATNLIAPVNVAANSVIAAGSTITDDVAEFDLAIARARQVNKEGYGKNMPYMNNEK; translated from the coding sequence TTGGAAAACAGATATGTCATCATCCTCGCTGCCGGTAAAGGAACACGTATGAAATCAAAACTTTATAAAGTGTTGCACCCTGTCGCTGGAAAACCAATGGTAGAGCACATCATGGATCAAGTGGAAAAAACGAATCCAAGTGAAGTTGTCACGGTCGTAGGTCATGGTGCAGAAGCAATCAAAAGCCATTTAGGTGAGCGTAGCCAATATGCTTTACAAGCAGAACAATTAGGAACAGGACACGCTGTGTTGCAAGCAGAATCGCATTTGGCAGGCAAAAAAGGAACGACTCTTGTTATCACAGGAGATACACCGCTTTTGACTTCTGAAACATTAGCGAACCTTTTTGATTACCACCAAGGTAAAAACGCCAGTGCGACGATTTTAACAGCGCATGCGGAAGATCCAACTGGATACGGTCGTATCATTCGTGATCATGTGGGCATCGTTGAAAAAATCGTGGAGCAAAAAGATGCATCTGAACAAGAAGCTCGTGTTCAAGAAATCAATACTGGGACATTTTGTTTTGATAACGAGGCGTTATTCAATGCTTTATCTAAAATCAATACCAACAATGCCCAAGGCGAATATTATTTAACAGATATTATTGAGATCCTTAAAAAAGAAGGTAAAACTGTCGCGGCCTATCAAATGGCTGACTTTGAAGAAGCGATGGGAATCAATGATCGTGTGGCCTTAGCTGAGGCGAATAAAATCATGCACCGTCGTTTAAATACGATGCATATGAAAAATGGTGTCTCATTCGTTGATTCTGATTCAACGTATATTGACGAAGGCGTTGTGATTGGTTCAGATACAGTGATTGAAGCCGGTGTTCATTTAAAAGGGAAAACAGTCATCGGGGCTGATTGTTTCATCGGTGCCCATTCTGAAATCGTTGATAGTGTAATTGAAGATAATGTGAAAATCACCCAATCTGTTGTCGAAGAAAGTATTATTCGCAAAGATGCAGACGTAGGCCCATTTGCTCATATTCGTCCAAAAGCTGAAATCGGCGAACGTGTTCACGTTGGTAACTTTGTGGAAATCAAAAATGCAACGGTGGCAGAAGATACTAAAGTTGGTCATCTGACTTATGTTGGGGACGCTGACTTAGGTAAAAATATCAATGTTGGCTGCGGTGTAGTTTTTGTGAACTATGATGGTAAAGACAAACATCGGACGAGCATTGGCGATCACGCGTTTATTGGATCAGCGACAAACTTGATCGCCCCTGTGAATGTTGCCGCGAATTCAGTTATCGCAGCAGGTTCAACCATTACAGATGATGTAGCAGAGTTTGACTTAGCGATTGCTCGTGCAAGACAAGTGAATAAAGAAGGCTATGGGAAAAACATGCCTTATATGAATAACGAGAAATAA
- a CDS encoding YxeA family protein — MSKILGLISIILLGIVSYFGFNYYNDTYKTSTAYAITPLEIPVKEPTKDDKGTEIGDSYSYNYTVTFVKANGDKQKLDFEIAGKDPKSFEPGTYIKAEISKKRVNAPTQITENEVPSDVKAEIEK, encoded by the coding sequence AGTAAAATTTTAGGATTAATAAGCATTATTCTACTAGGTATAGTGTCTTATTTTGGTTTTAACTATTATAATGACACATATAAGACTTCTACAGCCTACGCTATCACACCATTAGAAATTCCTGTTAAGGAGCCAACAAAAGATGATAAAGGAACTGAAATAGGAGATAGCTATTCTTATAATTATACGGTTACTTTTGTAAAAGCAAACGGTGATAAACAAAAATTGGATTTTGAGATAGCGGGTAAAGACCCTAAATCATTTGAACCTGGAACGTATATAAAAGCAGAAATAAGTAAAAAAAGGGTGAATGCTCCTACCCAAATCACAGAAAATGAAGTTCCAAGTGACGTGAAAGCAGAAATAGAAAAATAA